The genomic region GTTTTTGGGGAAGATACAATGCGCCTTTGGTGCCGCAGCCTGTCAGCGATAACAGTGCGGCGCACAATATGGCCTGAATAATGTAAGTAAAAGCACGGCGTTGCATATCAATGTCTTTTAAGTAAACGAACATGAACGAAGTCTATCATGAGGGACCACCATGACCGAAACCGAATTTAACCAACTCACCGACGAAACCTTCCGCCAGATCGAATCCGCCCTGGAAAACGCCGACGGCGAT from Sulfuriferula thiophila harbors:
- the lptM gene encoding LPS translocon maturation chaperone LptM, producing MFVYLKDIDMQRRAFTYIIQAILCAALLSLTGCGTKGALYLPQKPTQTQATQP